The Vigna angularis cultivar LongXiaoDou No.4 chromosome 6, ASM1680809v1, whole genome shotgun sequence genome contains the following window.
AATAATTAGTATTATTAAACTGTTTATTGTGCAGTTTGAGCATATGTTTTAATCTTATTTCAAGATGCTGCCGTCTGTGTCCGTATCTTCTTTCTTAGTCATGAATAATTTTTCCTTAATACATGCACCATATTTCCCGGTGGTTGTTAATAGGTCAGGTCACAAGACTTAACTCACAAGAGGCCGAGGTTTGTCATTTTCTAATTGTTTGACGCCCCTCACTTTTCATAGTCCATTAATCATAATGCAACTGGATTTCAAGGTCACTTCTGAATCTTTTCGTTCCTACCTGTACCACtgcataaagaaaaagaaagagttatATTCACAGCTTTTAGAAATCCCATGATTAGAACAGAAGGGCAAATCATTAGCtcatttgaatttgatttggaCTTTGGAACTGAACGGTTAGCAACAATTTCACTTTTTACCTTTTCAGTTCACTATATAGTTATGTTCCTATGCAATAACATAAAACACCTTAACTTAACTGTTGTGTGTCAACTTTGTATTCTCACAAATTTTGCGGTTCTCATAAAGTTTCCAACACTCAATCATTTATATCATGCTAAATAGCTCACCAAGTTTAAAAGAACTAATCAGTGGCGTTCATAATAACACTATAAAGTGtacattttttatgttagaTGTAACTTGGGTTAGTACTTAATTGCTTGAGAACTAATCTACTAGCAACATGTTCTCTAGTGTAGAACCCATTTCCGTCATCAAAGGTTGAAGATTCTGTTGTAACAATCTGTAAATTTCCTCAATCTGGGGATGAGatctttccccaacaacaaatacaTGATTTTTCCCTTTTATCTGTATTTGACTATATCCTGGATTTTTCTTTAGATatctctctttcattcttttcctaACTTGTGCAAATTCATCCCATTGACCCTCTGCAGCATATGTATGGGCTAGTAGTACATACCCCCCTGAACTAGATGGCTCTAGCTCTAATAGTTTCTCACCAACGGAATTTGCCATTACAACATCCCCATGTAGCCTACACGCACCAAGCAAAGCCATAAGAACAGCTTCATCTCTCTCGGAAGGAGGAATAGTGGACACTACATCCATTGCTTCATCCATAAGTCCTGCTCTACTTAGAATGTCTACAAGGCAGGAATAGTGCTCCGCCTTAGGATTTAAATTATAAGTACCCTTGATTGAGTCAAACAGTCTTCTACCTTGGTTAACAAGACCAGCATGGCTACAAGCTGACAAGAGTCCCACAAAGGTGACCTCATCTGGCTTAATTCCTGATACTAGCATGCTTGCGAATACCTGCAAGGCATGGTGACCATGTCCATGATTTGAATAAGATACTATCATGGCAGTCCATGACACTACATCTTTTGACTTTAGTAGCTCAAAAACAAGCCTAGCTGAACAAAGATCTCCACTTTTGGAGTACAACGTAATAAGTGCATTTGTAAGCCATGTGTTGGGCTCAAACCCGAGCCGTATGACCATTGCATGAGCTTGTATGAGTTCCACCATGCCATCACAGGAAGTTAATACGCTAGTCATAGTGGTTTCATTGGGTCTAACGCAAGATCTTAACATCAAAACAAACAGACATAAGGCTTCTGCTACATCACCATTCCTTGCGTAGCCACCGATCATTGTGTTCCAACAGCCAACTTTCTTCTCCGGCACCAGGTTGAAAATCAAGCGAGCTTCGTCCATGTGACCCTCATCAACACATGCACTGATCATTGCAGTCCATGCAGCCATATCTTTATGAGGCATGAGATCAAAATACTTCCTAGCAATCCCAATCATCTTGTTTTGTGCCAAACCCGAAACCATAGCCGTCCACGAAACATGATTCCTATCCGGCATTGATTCAAACAAACTTATAGCCTCATTCACTCTATTGACCCTCAAACAACCTGAGATCATGATGTTCCAAGAACGAACATTCCTTTCAGGCATTTCAAGGAAGAGCTTATAAGCCTCATCAAAGCAGTCATTGTCAAGATATGCCTTGACCATCGCTGTCCAAGCTATGATATTCTTTTCAGGCATGAGATCAAAATACTTTCGAGCATGATCCATCAACCCATTGCGAGCAAAACCTGAAACCACCGCAGTCCAGGACACAACGTTTCTCTCAGGCATTTGATCAAACAAGTGCAAAGCCTCGTCAATTCTTCCATAACTAAAATACCCAGAAATCAAACTAGTCCAAGAAAAGGCATTCCTATGACTCATACTATCGAACACCATACGAGCTTCATCCAAGCGACCAACTTTAGCATACCCATCAATCATTGCGGATTCTGCAACAACGTTTTTTTGTGGCATTGCTCTGAACACTGTTTCGGCTCCAAGTAGGTCCTTGTTCTTCAAATAAACAGTAATCATCGAATTGTACGAAACATCATCTCGTTGGTGCATTTCGTCGAACAACTTCTTCGCGTCTTCGAGCTTGCCCTGGCGACCCAAGATCGTTATCTCCGCATTGAGTCTGTGGAGTGCATCATCCGTAGACCTCGGCGTTAAGCTCAAATTATTGGGTATTAAAAGGGTTCCGGGGTTTGAAATCTCAGCCCCATTGAAAATTTTACGCAGACCCTTTTCTCGGTAACTGGAAAATGATGCTGTGAAATGCCTCAGTAAACGATAACTAGGCCGACAAATTCTCCGTCCGTGCTGACAGACACACATGTTCATCATCAGTACTGGATTTAAACGTAGATTCTTATCATTTAGTATATATGTTTAGAATTGTAAAAACCGGTATAAAAAAGTAGCTAGTTTAGAATCAAAATTGTTTTGCAATAGTAAGTTTGGTATAAACTAAAGagataacaaaatgaaaacgaagaagacataagtttgaaaaaaaaaaagttaaatttcttTTCATAGTTTTATTCCTTATCCTTTATCCTCATCAAACATATCACATATCATAGTATTATTCCAttcttatctttattttttaatattataattataattattagaacaagaaaaaataaatttgtgaaaTCTGTTTGAAATGATGATTGTTGGGAATGAAAAGAGAAGGTGTTTACATATAACTTTATATGCATGTTAAATATTTGGGCTGATAAATGTGTTCATATGGGACAAGCTCATGCAACCAATAAGATAAAAAAGCAACCTCAAACcaattattgttattgttacgATGTAATAATACCAAAGGTTGAAATATCCAAGCACCAGATTATTGTCTTCTTGGGGGATTCGCCCTGATAGATCGATCGGGTACATACTCAACAATTtcatttgtaaaagaaaatactatttattatctgtcttattatttattggatactccaaatattttaaaacaatattttatacaaaGGTTGAAATACCCATTATTGCATTATTGGACCTCACTCTCACAAACTGCATTATCTGActgttttcttcaatttttatttgaaaggaataaaacaaattagaaatttgttttctcaaactttttcttctgtttttcatttccttttaatttaaatttaatctatcttctcaaatttaaatttataacttcatagattaaaaaactttaatttatcaaattaatcaaatcaattataattttttctgaTTTCCatactattttttcttaatcCAAATTTCAATAtctgttttcttttcattcctttttttttctttttcttatttttttaaattcacttCCCAGTCTACACACAATGTGAGAATTTAAAGAAATCTACTTAGGTTAATATTTTCGAACAAAttctttaactaaaataaaaatcatatatgtttatatctgcttattttattttattttattttatattaatatcaatGATGATGCAGGAgaatttcatacaaaaatagaaagaaaaaatagttttataatgtCGTGTTTTTAAATGGTATTTGCTAAGCAAATAATTAGTGTTTGAGAGTCATGGTGcgatgaaaaatattattttaaacttttattttcttttcaacacttttaaatttattaatcattgaaattactttttaatttgcAAGTGAAGTCTGTTTTTTTAAGCAATTTCTTTATATACGCTCAAGTGAAGAAACCTAATAAGTAATAAAGAATTTTGTTTCTCAACTCTATATGTATAAgcatttttaattcttttattctcTAATGTTTATCTTTGTTAATAAACTTTTTAGTTTTCatcatataaaaaagaaactaccTAGGATAagatgaaaatttcaaaatgtttttatcatatgcttataataattaataaaaataatgtttttataattattttctacccatttatttataattttattttctattttatgacTATTTGTCAATATAAtgataattgtataaaaataaaaattaattacattcattgttttttattatcataaaataaaattcacgTACATATGGGATCTTGCTTCTTCCATTTGTAAATATCGtcagaaataaataataataacttttaccacaatatgtataatatgaaaaaggcactgtatttcttttttttttcatgtcattattattttgtaaatgaaGTATCATTACACATTTCAGCAGAGTCTTTTAAAGCCAAATAAGagggttttaaaattttattaacagcaaaattcaattaaaaaaatacttgaatttttaaattaagaaaataaaaaatatttattgagaaGAGTTCTTCTATTAGTACAAGATTTATTGTTTCCGGTAAGCAAAATCTAATTCAGAAGTGTGTCTCTATTATGCAATTTTTGAATGTAACATTCAGAAATGTTACATCCAAGTCACACCTACATAAAATCAATATATGCCGATGGATGTGGAAAAGAGGGACAAAAGGAATAATTTAGATAACGaaacattttcaatttaattttaagagtAAATATTCTAAGATatcaattaagtttttaaatttaagaaaataaattttttatattctggATTAATCATCACTATtacaatgtattttttaaaacttgttAATTCTTTTTACAATTTACACTTTCTCCTCTTACTACTATTACTATGATCAATTGAtcataaaaatgttatatagaTCAAGCTCTATCCTCACTCCTTTTCAGGAACAACAAAATATGAACTTTAACTTTCTCAGTTAACTCAATTcaaatgcaaataaaaaatcaacaaaactTCAACTTTCTCAGTTAAAAGAGATTTCCAGACTCAAGAAAAGCCAATATTTTTGCTCTAAAGTCTCTTTCAACACTGTTCTCTAGTCTATTTCTTTCCTAATCAGTGTTCTACATACTACACACTTCTGTTCAATTTTGGGCTATGGTGACTCTCATTCACACTATCATTTTCTGAAGAAACACTGACTCATGATCATAGGTTTGTGCACGTGATCACAGTCAGTGAGAAACCACCCTCCATAAAATAAACAGTGGGTTCCACCACCACGTGATAACAAAATATACAATTGTGATGATGCTGATTTATCATCATTTCTTTGCATGTCCTATTGGGTGACAGATATCAAAATGGGGCCCTGCCACCATACATTTTGCTGTTATGCAcattaactttattttcatGCATTCTTCACTCAAACCTACTTCCATCTTTATATTCATAATTAAGTGaccatatatttattttctcttctacCCTACGTCTACTTCTTCCCTCTATGGCAACAACATTGCTACCACACTCTCTACTTGCAACCTAAAGAGATAAAACTCAGAAACCTGATACTGAAAAAGTGAAGAGGCACTACCAAACCCACCAAACATATTGTCGGTGGAGCCGAGTCTTAGTCTTATGATTATATCCaacaactttttgttttttaagtgCCAAAAATGATACACCGTTTTTGATCATCTTTGAAATAAGTAAAAACAACGATTTCTTAAATCAAACTGCTCAAAAACTTCACTTGACAAAGATTGTGTTGTAGAAACTACTGAAGGATGAACAGGGTATACACTGccaaaattaaaggaaaatgtaCTAGAAAAAAAGAAGACTACCAACACGACAGGAAGTTTTGAAAAAGGAAGCACacaacagaaaacaaaaagaactaGCCTCTTCATTTCATTTACAAGTGCAGTACAGTTAGCATTGTCTGCAGGTTTTTGCAAGTTCAAAAAATAAGAATGTAAAATGGGAACACGTATACAGAAAGAATTGTAAAGCTTTAAAAAATAGGAGCTCTACACAGATGGAATTGCAGACCTAAAAGGTGCACTGCAACATAGCTAATGCTGAGAAAACTTTAATGGTCAGGCAACTAAAAGACCTATCTATGGATTGATGTTGCATTCTCGCAAATAGAGATGATTGTAGTCCACATACTTTGTCCAATAACTTCGAAACTTAGGAATACTTATCTCAAGCCATGGTTTCATGTTCCCATTATAGTGTACAACAGCAGACTGCTCGATATCTTTATGGTCAACGTTGGGGTTGTAGCCAAGTCCTAAGACATGCCAAGATCGGTTCAGCGGGAAAGTACGTTTCCAGAAGGTTATGAGACCGGGTGGCAGCGTTCCTAACTTCCATAGCTGTCTATCACGATTCTGTAATTCAGtttaattagaaaagaaaaatcagttcaaatttaaattaggAAGAAACACAAAACATGGACTAGAACCGGGATGTAAATGCAAATTGAATGGATGGCTACTGAAATAATATTCACACTTTTCAAAACCCAAATACAGATCAGAATATTTCTATTTCCAGCATTTTAAGTTGACAGTTTGCAACATAACAATGAACAAGTCAAAGCACACAAAATCTCAACTCCCACCTTAGGACTATTAAGATTAATTGCCAAAATGATTAGGCATATCAGCTAGATCTTAGTGTTAGAGATCTCACATAGATATGACCAAATTacagtgtgtgtgtgtgtatatatatatatatatatatatatatatatatatatatatatatatatatatatatatatatatatatatatatatatatatgaaaactttttctcataaactaattttacaaGATTAAGTTAAGCTTAAAATTTACTTTGTAAGTTGATTCTAAAGTCTATTCTATTAATGTTTGATGAGCctatcatgccaagatctcgtATTAACTAGACATATGATCAaattattgtatataaatgatgcaaatctcaccttacaaatcaattttgtaagattgagttagatttaaagtttattttctaAGACTTAGTTAGTAGTAACtcaattattctttatttaaaagataaaatctaTGTTCCAAATATAGCATGATTAATGCTATCAATCACATGGGATACGCGCTGAAATGTAGATCAAAGTGTACATACCAGATTCTGCCAGTTGTGGTACACCTGTGTGATGTTTTGCCTTTTCCATTCCACTAAATCAAATATATTCATACCATATGCCCACCCACAAGCATGTGGATCAAAATTCTTTGCAATGAGAGGATGTGAGAAGTTGAGATATCGATCAAATCGGTGAAAACTTTCTCCACAAGTTTCTACAGCACCGTTTACATTGCCTTTCAAATCAATGGACCACAGATCAGTCAGATCCTTCTGCACAACTATATCATCATCCAAAAACAGCACTTTGTTGAGCTTCGGAAAGATCTCAGGCAGATAGAATCGGAGGTGGttcaaaatagataaatacTTCGGATTCcgaaacttcagatttgaatCAGAGGTTGCTCGATGAGCCTTGAAGTAATAATCAATCATGGATTGAGAACCCAACTGCTTAAGAACAGGACTGTAACTTGAATTCAACCATGTAAAGTCTTCAATGTTTTGTACTTGAATGGTTGCCTTGCCTGGTGGATTCACCAAAAACCACATCCTCATCGCTGCGTAATTGAGTCTATCAGTAACAATGTGGAAAACATGTTTTGAGGCGTCCTgcaaattcattaaaataacgTCAATACAAACAATTGGTGTCAGTAGGAAATATTAGTAACATTGGCTTCAATGATATTTAgtctatttatgttttgtttgaattatttataaactCAGGCCTAAAATGAAACAGAAAAGTTTTTATTACTCAAACCATATAAAGTGTAGTTACGCCACCTTACAGTTAGATCAAATTTCTTCGATTTCTCTCAATAATCTTGGCAGCAAAAAAAACTGTCAAGGGCATTCTAAAAGTGTAAAGAATTTACCTTAGCATTGGAAACAGTTGAGTTCACAACAACAGCTGTTGCTAATATGTTGTCCGAAAATATAGCATAATGGAACAACTGGGGTTCTTCTAAATTCTCTTGATTGGGGAACTGTTGCTCAGAAGAATTCATGTTATGATACTCAGTTGTAAGACGCAAGGGAAGACAATGAAGACCTTTAGGCAGTGTTTTTGCTGTCAATTGTGTTAAGAACAAGGTCTGTTTCTTGAGAACGTGAAGCTGCTCCTCTGTCGAGTGGAGCATGGCCCTAAGCTTCTTCACAACAGCAGTACAATCATCTTGAGCTTGTTTTCCTTTCATCAGTGTCTGTTGCATggctttcattctttcatttgcACTGCGATTATTACAAATTTAGGTTAAGACTGCACAAATATGCAGCTTAGAGCAGAAAGTTAGCTATTCATCATGTCTATCCTAGTAGCATGAGAAATTTAAAGAAGTACAACTCCAGAATCATAACATAACTGTGAAACATGAAGGCAGATAACATCATTCTTAAGTGTGAACTTACTTCCCAGGTAACTCAGAATCTTTGCTTGCATCCCCAAGAGTTCGTGAAACATCTTTCACTCGTAATCGAAGCTCCCGAGTGAGATGAGGATTGCTTTTTACAGCTGGGAGGGAAAGAAAGACCTTAGCTTGGATAAGCTGATCTTTCAGCTGCTTTACCCGATAATCAGATGGTGTTTGATCATGCTGCTTATTGGTTTCAGACAATCTAGAACTTTTCTGTTTGGCTTTGTTAGAAGTTTCCGTTGGTTGTTCCTGCTTGGCAACATGAAAATAGATACATTAAATGTGAAACAATGAAAAGTCAATATGTACTGAGGTTTGTTTTCCTAAATTAGAATGATGCAACTTTCTGAAAGAAATAATTGGAAAAAGTATAATTATGAGTCTTGACAGGTATCACTATACTAGTAACTTAATTGTTCTCTT
Protein-coding sequences here:
- the LOC108342427 gene encoding pentatricopeptide repeat-containing protein At1g09410, mitochondrial isoform X2, producing MMNMCVCQHGRRICRPSYRLLRHFTASFSSYREKGLRKIFNGAEISNPGTLLIPNNLSLTPRSTDDALHRLNAEITILGRQGKLEDAKKLFDEMHQRDDVSYNSMITVYLKNKDLLGAETVFRAMPQKNVVAESAMIDGYAKVGRLDEARMVFDSMSHRNAFSWTSLISGYFSYGRIDEALHLFDQMPERNVVSWTAVVSGFARNGLMDHARKYFDLMPEKNIIAWTAMVKAYLDNDCFDEAYKLFLEMPERNVRSWNIMISGCLRVNRVNEAISLFESMPDRNHVSWTAMVSGLAQNKMIGIARKYFDLMPHKDMAAWTAMISACVDEGHMDEARLIFNLVPEKKVGCWNTMIGGYARNGDVAEALCLFVLMLRSCVRPNETTMTSVLTSCDGMVELIQAHAMVIRLGFEPNTWLTNALITLYSKSGDLCSARLVFELLKSKDVVSWTAMIVSYSNHGHGHHALQVFASMLVSGIKPDEVTFVGLLSACSHAGLVNQGRRLFDSIKGTYNLNPKAEHYSCLVDILSRAGLMDEAMDVVSTIPPSERDEAVLMALLGACRLHGDVVMANSVGEKLLELEPSSSGGGTGRNEKIQK
- the LOC108342427 gene encoding pentatricopeptide repeat-containing protein At1g09410, mitochondrial isoform X1, which codes for MMNMCVCQHGRRICRPSYRLLRHFTASFSSYREKGLRKIFNGAEISNPGTLLIPNNLSLTPRSTDDALHRLNAEITILGRQGKLEDAKKLFDEMHQRDDVSYNSMITVYLKNKDLLGAETVFRAMPQKNVVAESAMIDGYAKVGRLDEARMVFDSMSHRNAFSWTSLISGYFSYGRIDEALHLFDQMPERNVVSWTAVVSGFARNGLMDHARKYFDLMPEKNIIAWTAMVKAYLDNDCFDEAYKLFLEMPERNVRSWNIMISGCLRVNRVNEAISLFESMPDRNHVSWTAMVSGLAQNKMIGIARKYFDLMPHKDMAAWTAMISACVDEGHMDEARLIFNLVPEKKVGCWNTMIGGYARNGDVAEALCLFVLMLRSCVRPNETTMTSVLTSCDGMVELIQAHAMVIRLGFEPNTWLTNALITLYSKSGDLCSARLVFELLKSKDVVSWTAMIVSYSNHGHGHHALQVFASMLVSGIKPDEVTFVGLLSACSHAGLVNQGRRLFDSIKGTYNLNPKAEHYSCLVDILSRAGLMDEAMDVVSTIPPSERDEAVLMALLGACRLHGDVVMANSVGEKLLELEPSSSGGYVLLAHTYAAEGQWDEFAQVRKRMKERYLKKNPGYSQIQIKGKNHVFVVGERSHPQIEEIYRLLQQNLQPLMTEMGSTLENMLLVD
- the LOC108343315 gene encoding probable galacturonosyltransferase 4, translating into MVAVRNIVLLLLSITVVAPIVLYTDRLGTFEPPSDKQEFVEDVTAFAFSAADSRHLNLLPQETSTTVKEPVRVVYTEEDSINRRNFPRGLQLVKSREHLSARVLSTTTDEDQTKKENSIKFVTDGIRQGNQVGRSLEKGDGTGENVNGEVAIDVDNNDGKLTRSTSVSTQDPQIKEQPTETSNKAKQKSSRLSETNKQHDQTPSDYRVKQLKDQLIQAKVFLSLPAVKSNPHLTRELRLRVKDVSRTLGDASKDSELPGNANERMKAMQQTLMKGKQAQDDCTAVVKKLRAMLHSTEEQLHVLKKQTLFLTQLTAKTLPKGLHCLPLRLTTEYHNMNSSEQQFPNQENLEEPQLFHYAIFSDNILATAVVVNSTVSNAKDASKHVFHIVTDRLNYAAMRMWFLVNPPGKATIQVQNIEDFTWLNSSYSPVLKQLGSQSMIDYYFKAHRATSDSNLKFRNPKYLSILNHLRFYLPEIFPKLNKVLFLDDDIVVQKDLTDLWSIDLKGNVNGAVETCGESFHRFDRYLNFSHPLIAKNFDPHACGWAYGMNIFDLVEWKRQNITQVYHNWQNLNRDRQLWKLGTLPPGLITFWKRTFPLNRSWHVLGLGYNPNVDHKDIEQSAVVHYNGNMKPWLEISIPKFRSYWTKYVDYNHLYLRECNINP